In one Diabrotica virgifera virgifera chromosome 5, PGI_DIABVI_V3a genomic region, the following are encoded:
- the LOC126885433 gene encoding uncharacterized protein LOC126885433: MPMKASDFRQLYRKRDIIEQRLNNFIKFIESMTNIAINDLSEDHFSQIELNTERTESLFTEFDEIQMSIELNCQDQDIQQEYAKRQRLDTIFSKTLSRARTMLKRKCSDLSSSQSKRLDINHEYSGLEGVKLPPIQLPVFHGDYLKWIEFKDTFEGLIHNNKILADIQKYHYLRASLKGDALKIIQSLDFSAQNYNSAWQTLCNRFDNSRMLVNNHLKALFEIKNLNKESALGLRSMIDSVKKHLFALKSLQLPTEHWDAIMVYLVSGKLDKFSSREWEKRKIDNSLPSLNEFLEFLKNRADFLETIELSNVTQPDYKSNYQDKRSRSLLTSKSRSCNFCKQNHLIYLCEEFLKLSVAQRWDKIKQLNLCRNCLCTGHSYKQCKSFGCKICKAKHSSLLHENKPSDIHVKENSSINFNPNNDSENEPNKVKLSTNTSENNVNRNEIVLKNNCSNNDYVLLSTAKVRVYDRHGNTHIARVILDSGSQSCFITEDFLKRMPDNRAVKLIQIWKPQGNRTRGRPRNRWIDDVEEDLKTVNIRQWRRKVADIAE; encoded by the coding sequence ATGCCTATGAAAGCTTCTGATTTTCGTCAATTATATCGCAAAAGAGATATAATTGAACAAagattaaacaattttattaaatttatagaGTCGATGACAAATATCGCGATTAATGATTTAAGCGAAGACCATTTTTCGCAGATAGAATTGAATACAGAAAGAACTGAAAGTTTGTTTACTGAATTTGATGAAATCCAAATGTCAATTGAATTAAATTGTCAGGATCAAGATATTCAACAAGAGTATGCGAAAAGACAACGATTAGATActatattttcaaaaactttgTCTAGAGCAAGAACGATGTTAAAAAGAAAATGTTCCGATTTATCCAGTTCACAGTCGAAAAGGTTAGACATAAACCATGAATATAGTGGATTAGAAGGTGTCAAATTACCTCCTATTCAGTTACCTGTCTTTCATGGGGACTATTTGAAGTGGATTGAGTTTAAAGATACTTTTGAAGGGTTAattcataataataaaatattggcagatattcaaaaatatcattatttaCGTGCGAGTTTAAAAGGTGATGCATTGAAAATTATACAAAGTTTAGATTTTTCTGCACAAAATTACAATTCTGCATGGCAGACTCTATGCAACAGATTTGACAACTCTCGGATGTTAGTAAACAAtcatttaaaagctctttttgagattaaaaatttaaataaagaatcTGCATTAGGTCTTAGAAGCATGATAGATTCAGTTAAAAAGCATTTATTCGCTTTAAAATCACTTCAACTACCGACTGAACATTGGGATGCTATTATGGTGTATTTGGTAAGTGGTAAATTGGATAAATTTAGTTCTAGGGAAtgggaaaaaagaaaaatagataattCTTTGCCAAGTTTAAACGAATTTCTTGAATTCTTGAAGAATCGTGCTGATTTTTTGGAAACTATAGAGTTAAGCAATGTGACACAACCGGATTATAAATCTAATTACCAAGATAAACGCTCCAGATCTCTGCTAACTAGTAAAAGCAGaagttgtaatttttgtaaacaaaatcaTTTGATTTACCTATGTGAAGAATTTCTTAAACTTTCAGTAGCCCAAAGATgggataaaataaaacaattaaatttATGCCGAAATTGTTTATGTACCGGACATTCCTACAAACAATGTAAATCGTTCGGTTGTAAGATATGTAAAGCCAAACACAGTTCTCTTTTACATGAAAATAAACCATCTGATATTCATGTTAAAGAAAATAGTTCAATTAATTTCAACCCGAACAATGATTCCGAGAATGAACCAAATAAAGTTAAGTTGTCAACTAATACTTCAGAAAATAATGTTAATAGAAATGagattgttttaaaaaataattgttcaAATAATGATTATGTACTGTTGAGTACTGCTAAAGTTAGAGTATATGATAGACACGGAAATACTCATATCGCACGAGTAATCCTAGATTCAGGGAGCCAATCATGTTTTATTACAGAGGATTTTCTAA